Genomic DNA from Brenneria izadpanahii:
CCTCATCGATCAGGCTTATGTGATCCCCATCTTTGAAGAACCGCAGGTCTATGCCGCCGCGCCCACTACCAAGGGCATCGATTTTGAAGCCGTCGGCCGGCCCAGCTTCTACAACACCTGGTTAGATAAGTAATCGCGCCCTCCTTGCCCCGCGCCGGCAAGGAGAGTAGCGAAAGAGGAACGATCATGAGCAGATATCTGACGATGCGTTTGGGGCAGGCGCTGATTGTATTGTGGGCCGCCTTTACGCTGTCCTTCATTCTGTTGCAGGCATTGCCGGGCGACGCGGTACTGATCAAATTCCAAAACCCGGAATTGGGTCTCAGCGCCGACCAAATCGCCCAACTGCGCTTGGCCTACGGCTCCGATACGCCGGTGCTGACGCAATATTTTCACGCGTTCGCCAACCTGCTGCACGGTAATCTCGGCATTTCTCTTCAGTCCGGCGTTCCGGTAACGGAATTACTGGCGGAAAACGTGCCGCCGACGCTGCTGCTGGCGTCATTAGGATTAGCCACATCAATCATCTTGGCGTTCCTGCTGGCGGGGCTCTCTTTTCTCAGCCCGTTCAGCAGCCTGCGGGCGGCGCTGCAATCGCTGCCGTCGCTGTTTATCTCCGTTCCCACGTTTTGGCTCGGCATCGTATTGATTCAGATCTTTTCTTTCCAGTTAGGACTGATTCCGGTGATCAATCCCGGCGAATGGGAAGGACTGATTCTGCCGACGCTCACCCTGGCTTTGCCGATCTCCGCGCCGCTGGCGCAAATTCTGATGCGCAGCATCGACCAGGTGCAAACGCAGCCCTTTGTCGCCGTTGCCCGCGCCAAAGGCGCCAGCCGTCTCGGCGTGTTGTGGCGTCACGTCATTCGCAACGCTCTGCTGCCGACGATTACCGTGGCGGGTCTATTGCTGGGCGAGCTGATCGCCGGCGCGCTGGTCACGGAAACGGTATTCGGGCGTAGCGGTCTGGGGCAACTGACGCGGGAGGCGGTCAATACCCAGGACAGCAGCGTTTTACAGGCGGTGGTGGTGATTTCAGCGGCGGCATTCGTCGCCATCAATCTGATTATCGACCTGCTGTATCCCCTGCTCGATCCCCGGCTGAAAAACACCACAGGAGTCGCATCATGACCATGGTTCATCAGGGAAAAATCAGCTTACGGCAAAAACACGCCGCGCTCTTCCATCATCGCCTGCAGCCGGGATTGATCGCCGCCTGGCTGGTTTTGTTCATCGTAATTTTGTGGGCGATCTTCCCGCATTGGTTTACCTCCTATAGTCCGATAGACGGCATCGCGGGGGCGCAGCGCCTGCCGCCGGGCGGCGGCTATATACTGGGCACCGACCAACTGGGGCGCGATCTCTATACGCGCATCGTGTACGGCTCGGTACACTCTTTGTCCGGCGCGGCGATCGCCGTCGGGCTGGGGCTGGCGCTGGGCAGCCTGCTCGGTCTGCTGGCCGGCGCGCTGGGCGGCTGGCTGGATAGCGTGGTGATGCGTTTCATCGATATTCTGCTCTCCATCCCCGGACTGCTGTTGGCGTTGAGCGTCATCATTCTGCTGGGATTCGGTACGGTCAACGCCGCCATCGCCGTCGGGATTACCTCCATCGCCAGCTTCACCCGGCTAATCCGCGCCGAGGCTCTACAGGTAAAGCACAGCGACTATGTCGAAGCGGCCTACGGCAGCGGCGGCTCATTCTTTAGCGTGTTATGGCGTCATATTTTGCCCAACACGCTGAACACGGTGTTCGCCTTTGCCGCCTTACAGTTCGGCAACGCCATTCTGGCGATCTCCACCTTAAGTTTTCTCGGTTATGGCGCGCCGCCGCCCACCCCGGAATGGGGGCTGCTGATTGCCGAGGGACGCAATTATCTCTCGACCGCCTGGTGGTTAACCACCTTCCCCGGCCTGGTCGTGGTGTTGGTGGTACTGTCCGCCAACCGTATTAGCCAGTCTCTGCGGAGGGAACAGCCATGAGTCGGCATCAAGACAACGCCGCGCCGCCGGTGCTGGATCTGGAGGATGTCGCCATCAGCTACCGGGCGCGAGGCGTGGAACGGACGGTGGTGGAAGGCGTATCTTTCTCCATCAACCCCGGTGAAGTCGTCGCGTTGGTCGGCGAGTCGGGCTCAGGGAAGACCACCACGGCGCAAGCAGTGATCGGCCTTCTCGCCGAAAACGGACGCCTGATACGCGGCGCAATCCGGCTTAACGGCACCGATATCAGCCGCTGGCCGCAAAAACGGATGGACGCCATCCGCGGCGCCCGCATCAGTTTGATCCCCCAGGATCCGACCAGTTCGCTTAATCCGGTTAAAACCATCGGCGAACAGGTGGATGAAATTCTGCGTCTGCACCTGAGCGCCTCTAAACGCGCCATTCGGGAAAAGACGCTGTCTCTCCTGGCCCGTGTGGGGCTGACGCAGCCGGAGCTGCGGGTAAGGCAGTATCCGCATGAGCTGTCGGGCGGCATGAAACAGCGGGTGCTCATCGCCATTGCCGTGGCGCTGAAACCCGCGCTGATTATCGCCGACGAGCCAACCAGCGCATTGGACGTTACGGTACAAAAACGCGTGCTCGACCTGTTGGACGAACTGCGGCGGGAAAGCGGCACGGCGGTGCTGTTCGTCACGCATGATTTGGGCGTAGCGGCGGAACGCGCCGATCGCCTGTTGGTATTTCAAAAGGGTTACATTCAGGAACAAGGCCCGACGCGTGAAGTGCTGAATGCGCCGCGCAGCCAATACGCCCAGGCGCTGCTGGCCGACGTGCCGTCGCTAAATCCGTCGCCGCGCCCGCTCCGGCTCGCCACCGGAGACGTGGCGGTCAAGGTGGAAAATCTGATACAGGAATACCGGCTGGGAGGACGGCAAGCGGCGTCTTTCCGCGCCGTTGACGATATTTCGTTCACGGTCGAACGCGGCACCACGCACGCCATCGTGGGTGAATCAGGCTCCGGAAAAACCACTACCGCGCGCAGCCTGCTCGGCTTCCATCGTCCGACTTCGGGGCGCATTCTGATCGACAATACGGATATCACCCGGCTGAAAGGCGAAACGCTGCGCCAGTTCCGGCAAAAAATCCAGTTGGTGTACCAGAATCCGTTCAGTTCGCTCGATCCCTCGCAGCGGCTGTTCGATATCGTGGAAGAGCCATTACGCAATTTTAATCGCTATAGCCGGACGCAGCGCCGCGACAAGGTGCACGATATCTTTGAACGCGTCGCGCTGCCGCACACGCTGCTGGCCAGAAAGCCGCATGAACTCTCCGGCGGGCAGCGTCAACGCGTCGCCATCGCGCGCGCGCTGGTGCTGGAGCCGCAAGTGTTGGTGCTGGACGAAGCCGTATCGGCGCTGGATGTGACCGTTCAGGCGCAGATCCTGCGTCTGCTGG
This window encodes:
- a CDS encoding ABC transporter permease is translated as MTMVHQGKISLRQKHAALFHHRLQPGLIAAWLVLFIVILWAIFPHWFTSYSPIDGIAGAQRLPPGGGYILGTDQLGRDLYTRIVYGSVHSLSGAAIAVGLGLALGSLLGLLAGALGGWLDSVVMRFIDILLSIPGLLLALSVIILLGFGTVNAAIAVGITSIASFTRLIRAEALQVKHSDYVEAAYGSGGSFFSVLWRHILPNTLNTVFAFAALQFGNAILAISTLSFLGYGAPPPTPEWGLLIAEGRNYLSTAWWLTTFPGLVVVLVVLSANRISQSLRREQP
- a CDS encoding ABC transporter permease; protein product: MSRYLTMRLGQALIVLWAAFTLSFILLQALPGDAVLIKFQNPELGLSADQIAQLRLAYGSDTPVLTQYFHAFANLLHGNLGISLQSGVPVTELLAENVPPTLLLASLGLATSIILAFLLAGLSFLSPFSSLRAALQSLPSLFISVPTFWLGIVLIQIFSFQLGLIPVINPGEWEGLILPTLTLALPISAPLAQILMRSIDQVQTQPFVAVARAKGASRLGVLWRHVIRNALLPTITVAGLLLGELIAGALVTETVFGRSGLGQLTREAVNTQDSSVLQAVVVISAAAFVAINLIIDLLYPLLDPRLKNTTGVAS
- a CDS encoding dipeptide ABC transporter ATP-binding protein, which produces MSRHQDNAAPPVLDLEDVAISYRARGVERTVVEGVSFSINPGEVVALVGESGSGKTTTAQAVIGLLAENGRLIRGAIRLNGTDISRWPQKRMDAIRGARISLIPQDPTSSLNPVKTIGEQVDEILRLHLSASKRAIREKTLSLLARVGLTQPELRVRQYPHELSGGMKQRVLIAIAVALKPALIIADEPTSALDVTVQKRVLDLLDELRRESGTAVLFVTHDLGVAAERADRLLVFQKGYIQEQGPTREVLNAPRSQYAQALLADVPSLNPSPRPLRLATGDVAVKVENLIQEYRLGGRQAASFRAVDDISFTVERGTTHAIVGESGSGKTTTARSLLGFHRPTSGRILIDNTDITRLKGETLRQFRQKIQLVYQNPFSSLDPSQRLFDIVEEPLRNFNRYSRTQRRDKVHDIFERVALPHTLLARKPHELSGGQRQRVAIARALVLEPQVLVLDEAVSALDVTVQAQILRLLEELQRSLGLTYIFISHDLAVVRQIADTVTVLHHGKQVESGPVEHIFTHSTHRYTRELIEAIPGPLPSSAFTLQETV